The Topomyia yanbarensis strain Yona2022 chromosome 3, ASM3024719v1, whole genome shotgun sequence nucleotide sequence TCGCCGTTGAAACAATTTGGTTTTCTTCAAATTCAAACGTCAAATCCGCTCAATATTAACGCAGCTGGAGCGTTCTCAAGAGAATCGATGTTGCGTTCAATGAAAGCAAAATACCATCAACTTTAGACCCGACAGACAACTATAATAAAAACAACTTAAAAGatctttctattttttttaatgaattctATACCGTTCTTATCGGAGAATCAAACGAAGCAACTGGAAGACTATCCCAATCGGAATGCCTGATGATGTTCCAATAAGACAGAGGAAGAAACAAAATACTTTCCAGATCAAAACTACCGGTTTCTATTTGAACAAAGGTCGGTGTCATCAGGAAATGAACAAACAAATCTATAATTCAAAAATCGACTTTCAGGGACCAATTGTTTCGAGAATGGAATCGAGCAAATGAAAATAAGAACCAGTGATTGAATGcatttgtaaaatattttatattttctcttgtttatcatttttagaattttctctGTTGTTTAATAAAATAGTTctcacatcatcatcatcatctctATCTTTGTGTCACACAATAGTTATTCCTGGGAACACTTCCCAGTGGCTACTTCGCTACACCTAATTAGATTGCTTTTGTATTAATCCATTTTTCTAGTAGAAAAATTGCATCAAATCTTGGGTatttttgttgttattgttCTGTCTCTATAAATAATAATGCCTACCGTTTTTCTTTATCTACAGACTAACCTTACACACTATGCGCACATTAAAAAAGAACGAAAAAGAAGTAAAGAAATCTACAAAAGAAGACCTGACAGCgctgataaaaaaaaaataccgtATCCGCCTAAACTCTGACGAGAGTCGCTTCCTCTTCCCGCTGATTGCTTCGGTTGGATTCTCTGCTCGCCTTCTTTTTTTGATGAATAAATTATTCGCTTTTCTCTTTCTGCGGTCTGATGGGTGAAGAATGAACCAGAAAAGAGTGAGAGAGAGTCTATGACTGAGCGGCGACCTTTcgactttttcttttttcgaatCCCGCACATTCTCCCGTCTAATTATCAATTGCTGTTCGTTTCTAATGGAAGACCTTTGTGATTAATGTCGCGCTTTTTTTCGGGGGAAAATACAAATTATAAGAACTAAATTTATATACACACATGCTTGTTCCTTCACACTACACGAATCTGCTACAGAACCGTGAAGGGGTAATTTAGGGCGAACGAAAAATGGATTGAGGCTATCTTAAACGAAAATTTTAAGAGCTAATCACATGATTGTTCGTGTTTGTCTAggtgtaaatttttaaaagcttgCTGCTACCAGTAGGATACGAcgaatatattatttttttgtaaagttTTGAACTCCTTtctgtttgcttttgtgttgcTTTATCACGCTAAACCTTACGATTATTCACAGCTATGATTCCACTTTGCTCGAACCTCCAGCAGAGGGAGTGGTTGGGTgcatttttttgtattattctTCTGTTGTTATTTGCTAAATAGTGTTACCACCAgagcaacaacaaaaaataggTGACGACGACGAGGACGAAGACGACAACGTCAGCAGGTAGATGAATCACAAGCTACCGCCACCGTCAGTTTTAACCGCAAAAGCCCCACGATTTTTTGGATGACTAGTAAGTAATACCGCGCGCGCTTCCATCAGGTGAACCGCAAATCGGCATGTGCGTAAGTCATTAGGCACCCTCTCAAGGTTACGGTGTAACACGTCAATCGGCCGCTATGATCTATTGTCCGTCGACGAATAACGAAAAGCGTAGTTTTTCGGCACACAAACACGCGCGCGCGCTCGTAAGCCCTGAACGGCGCATCCCTTCGTTTCGCTCACTCACCCATTCGCTGATGTGATAAAAAGTTATACTCTctcaaatgtaaaaataaattttgcctCGTGCCGCGCGATcggtttcttcttctttttttctGCCTGCGGGGTCTCGTTTGTTCTTCGCCGGGCTTGGGTGCGCTTCAATTACACACTTTGTAGCGAGTTCACAATTTTGTTGCCACTACACTACTTGGCCCCAGGCGGCTTGCTGCGCTCACTCACTCTCGCACTTTGCTGTGTGGCACTATTTTAGCACGGCTTGGTCGCGCTACGGTAAAATACAATCGAGTGTGGGAAAGCGTACACTCTCGCGAGCCGAGAACGACAGAGCTCGTGACCTCTCGTTGCCGCCTCGTGTTCGAAGGTAcattgttgttgctgctgttgttgttgtctAGCTATCACAAACGGGGTGTGCTATTTAAACTATTTTAGCGGAGGTATTTGTGATTTACGCGAACGTGAAGGTGGTGGAGCACTACATTGTTCGGTGCTCGCGGTGGACACGAGCGCGTTTGAACTTCCGGCTgccgttgtcgtcgtcgtcgacgTTGTCACGCTGCGTTTGATGACTGGCGGTAAAGGTACTAATTGTTTATGACTCAACGGGTGTGACACGTGCGGTCGACTTTTACCATGGTCGCCACGGTTGGCTATCGTCCTGATTGAGGTTCGGGTCCTGGTAGGGCTTCTTCATGACCAACGACAGAGGGCTGTCGGGACTGTAGGAtcgttgctgttgctgctgctgctggaagCGCATCTGCTGAGATTGGAGGTATTGCTGTTGGTCAGGTGTTCCCGTGGAGTGACAATCCATCGGTTCATAGTTGGAGTTAGCTGGACTCGGCGGTGCGTGGTACGGTGACGTTGCATGTTCTCGAGGAACACGGTCGTACACGGAGGAGGATGAATGGCTGGATGCGGCCGAGCCGGTTGAAGCGGTACGGCTCGGGATGGGAACTAGCATTGGGACGGGAGcggtggcagcaggaatggctTGAGGGAGAACGAATGCGAGGCTTCCATTGGGGAGTTTGGTTGGAATCAGCTGGACACTGGAACCGACGTTGTTGGTGAAGAAAACTCCGTTGCCGGTTTGAACGGCATTGATCTGAGCGGGATGAGGCTGCGAGTGGTGGTCCTGCTCCGGGGAGCTTGGCGGAGAGGGTAGTATGTGCACTTGGACCGACGGTTGGCGAGGTTTCGGGAAGTCGGCTTTCACTCCGTTGATGCAGTTGCTCAGATGAGCGAGAAGACGGCGCCGGGTCATTGGTTCGATATCGGGGAACCGGCTGACCTCCTGGGCACACTCGTTGAAACCGGCCTTAAATTTGTTCATTATGTTTGGATCTGTCGCCTGGGACATGGCGTTCTGCTGACGCTGGAGGTTCTCCAGGTGCTTCACCGTCATTTCCAGGATGTCTGCCTTCTCTAGTTTGGAGTGACGGGCAGGCTGTAATTGGAAGAGAAAACATTGCAGAATTAGTCATCTTGTTTCGAGAAAAAAGTCAAATTTGGGAAGCCCTACTTCCTTGAgctattgaaaatgaaaataaaagatACTTACGTCTTTTTTCATGGCATCCAAAATTAACGTTTTCAGCTCGTTCAAACAATTATTGATCCGAGCTCGGCGGCGTTTTTCCATAATTGGCTTGTTACTCTGTAAAAttggaagagaaaaaaaaaaacaaataagtaTAACTCAAAAATCCCAACAACTTTGTTCGTCTTTGTAACCGGGAAACAACTCTGCCAGAAAACGACCAATAAATCTAAAAATATGATCAACCGCGCTCAGCGGGAGTCGGGGAGTATTTTCTCGCAGGCGCGACAAGATCTGTTACCGTTTAGTTGAAAGTGTTAATTTATGAACATCAACTCCCGGACGTTTTGAGGCAAAAATATCCAGAGCACTAGCGGAGTGTTTGTCATATTTAATTATAATCGCTACTGCGGCCTCcgtcgccgccgccgccgaCACTGTCAACAGCGACAGCGTCTTCTCGCAAACCGCTCGCGTAGCCCACACGCATCGTTCCGTATCGGGAGGACGACCACGCGCCGCCAGTCACATCATCAGCAGAACGTGCTTTCAATTCGCGAATTTTTGTCACGGCGCGGAATTCCCACACGCAGCAGAAATCAGCCGGAAATTTGAAACGTGTGGGATGATGTGACCGCTTTTCGTGACAGAAAGTTAATTAAGTAAAACGGTTTATCTGCGGTCAACGGATTGAGCggagatcgattttttttcttcgagggGTTCATCAAAGTTCACGATTTGGTTTGTTATTCAGTGGACACTTACCCTGCGATTGTCACCGGGCCGCTTCACGACCGGCTGTTCGGTCGGTGGCATTTGCGAGGTAGTCGGCATAGCGCCAACCTGCTGCTGCGTGGTTCCTATTCCGGTaaccattctgtttagtttGTAACTTTGTAGAATATCCACTGTTGATGTAAAATCCACGACTCACTGCGGAAACGTTGTACTGCTCACCTTGAACTCAAGGCACACTTTGATTCACAGTATCAgatttatttcgtttatatcACAACCTTCGTAGGTTACTTTTCAAAACTTGTTGGTTCTTCCTCCAAAGGCACACTGTTTCATCACTTGACGTAGGATTTGCCTATTGGCAGAATCagatgtttgtttattttttcacttggTCACGAAATGcgcgaaaaaagaaaaatcacTTTCACCGAGGGAATCGCGAAACAAATTGATCCCTCACACGCGCATCCGAAAACGATGCTCCTTTTCCCAGGCTTCAAACACGCAAGTGTCCGACAGACAACGTTGGCACTTATTTTTCCTCGTTCAGCTACAACTGCGGACTGGTCGATAAAGCCGAGAGAGAGCGAGCACTTTGAGAGCTGTGTGTTACTCCGACGAGTGTTGAAACGATTCTGACCGGAGCTGATCAGAGCAGCGGACTAGCTCGAGTCTGGTTGAGCTGTGATTCTGCTTTGCACTTGTTTCGCACCACTGTTTTCTGCCTGCCGCTTCGTTTGCTGCGTGGTGTGTGGCTCTCTTCGTGTGAGTGCACAACCGATCGGCTTTTTTCGGGTACTCTATTCGACCGGGCCCGGCACGAGTCGGTTTCCTTTTTGGTGCTACAGGGCAGAGTGCGAGCAGGAAGGCTGAATGACACGCGAGGGCGACGATGGTGTCGGTtgaaaagagagagagagagagagagagagagagagagagagagcgcgcTGAGCAACAGGCTGTTACGTGTGAAGAACTGACTGTTGGAATGCGTGTGATTGAACAGCGAAATGAAGGGGAGGAGAAACGGGGTACGAAATCCTGAATCACGGTGTCCTGCATGCGGATGTTGGAGTGGGGATGAAATCGTGCGGTTCTATGCCGGTACAAGGGACAAGCTCTTGAGAAAGAAACTCTCTAGGAACTTGGTTTAGCTCAGAAACGTCTATCCTGCCTTTCTTAACCAAtccaaaattttatattttcttgaaaaatgaaaattttttaaaaactttttgctaaaaatcaATACTTTTCTGTCAAAAAGTAACATTCCCGAAAAAAAACTAATCCCTATTCAAAGAGCTACCAGCATGAGCGAGACGGAGGACCTCAAACCAAAGCGGAAAAAAGGCTCAACAGGTAGCCGAATTGGCAGGCAGAGTGATGCTTCGGTAACGGCAAAGGTTCTTCTCAGGTACCTGCGGCATTTCAGCATCCTTCTTTGCTTTGGTTTGTTCCTGGTTGATTTTTCCTTTTGGACTGTCCGTTGTTGTCGTCGTGGTCGTCGTCGACGACGGTGTTGATCTTTTCGGTGGTTCGGGTATGTTTTTTTCCCTCTTCTGGTTTGGGCCTCACAACACGGGACTCGGTTTGGTTTGGGCTGAATGAGCGTTTTAATGGGTCTGAAAAAATATCGCTTATGTTTTTATTGTCTGAGGTCTGTTGCGTTCCTTCGTCCGAATAGGCGAAGGTCTTGTCGGTTTTTACGTTCTGCCGATAGATGGAACCGCTGGTATTGAATTGGAGTCGAGGGCGTTCGTATCTTTGCGTGAGACTGTTTTTAACTCGCAAACAGTGGAAATTTTCTTTCCCAATGAACTACGAAAACTGTCGATGATAATtcgacatagatttttcattagggcttaaatcgcaaatgtaaacaaactgcgttttcgctattataccattatgtgacaaaaatactacaagattgaggtgaaaattagttaaaatggtttttagtttgatttacaattaaagaaaacaaaacggcgaaaaatgcattttctttgagatttcgacttaggcccttcttctcctATGGAATATAAAGCCTAAACTTACCTTTTTAGACAGAACCGAGGCGaaggttattattcacaaaattattctttaaacggcggctctattatataaataataagcaatatctactacgatcatgtctactcgatagttgttgcacataaacattcgaatatttcgatattttcatgaaattttaagCAAAGATAcacgcgccctttcatttaGATTCGGTTTcgatgcgcccatttgctgagccctattaaaaagtatactgtcaagctcgcccatttacccagccctacccagcaagacagagttaGTTTAGTttatttaccgcgcccttctgaaaattatgttcaCGGCTTAGCCGTTTCGCAAAttgtggttgctgaagggcgaaatcacgactggaatTCAAATTGGGCTGAAGcactttttttttagtttcaacccactaaaagcacataggaattaaattatttattatattgtcataaggtttaaccaaagatgcttcaggaaaaacatggtcataaagtaatttatacctacaataaaaactacatttagaaaagcatcgccgaatattaaaactgatttttctccatttgaatacattgcgacttaggccctaatgaaagatctgtgtcgaattAGATGCCGCTAGTACGTTTGTCAAGTTTGATCACAAAACATAGGATCTAGCAGTAGGCCATGTTTTTTGTGGTCGTATACACAAGAAACTTTcggttttccaaaaaaaaagcaAGACAACCATGTAGTAGACGCCAGctatatttctcgacaaacatatcaaatggtcctaagtggaaatgagagcctctctatGTTTACTTTCTTTTTCGATTACTACAGCGTCAtcgtaaaacttttcaatattgtttcaggatatatcgaaaaacgctGATTTCAACTAGCTTATTCTGCTAAGAGTTGAGTAACAAAGTATAAACTGCcaagttattagcgaaagagaaagtaaacaaagagaaattgTCATTtacacttaggaccatttgacatgtttagcTAGAATTGATAACCTTCGTTAAGTACTTAGAGTTCAACATTTTTACAAATCGATCTAACGTCTTTCTAAATGGTCAGAAAAATATTGCaggttaaaaaaaactatttgtttattGCTGAATGCATAAAATACATggaataatatttcaaatatttttccaGTGAGCTCTTATGTAAATTGCAATTTTATTATAAGTTAAGAATACAATTCATCGCgtagtttacgagttatcaGTCATTGAAAAATATTCGATTTTATTATATGTGtcaaaaagtttgataaaaaatcacattgaaaaaatatgtatcGATTGTTTTTTGcgcaagaaaaaataaaaaatgtcaaatttgatgtAGAAAGTCATGTAAACACTCAAGATTATTGTACTCTAGTTAAATATATGCCGTCAATATTTGAGTACACTtatccaaacaaaaaaaaattggaaaaggaTCCAATCCGATGAAAGGCCCTTatcggaaaattttgaaacattcGTTTCCTAGGGGAGGCTTACAACATTACCTAAATCCCGGACTCAGTTGAAACCGCGGGTCGGATTCGGATTcttgaaatttctaaaaaatcgaACCGACCATCGCGAACCGCACGgtgcaacaaaataaacaaaattgaatgtacttttaaagtgtCGGTCTgatcaaatgcaacaaaaagccacgtttgatcaatttaatataccctcaaaatcttggtTTATtgcaacaaaactatttttcaggaTTTTCGGCACGAAAAACAAATTCTACGCAGTCATTTTCGAccggattttcaattttttgaaatgacctttccaacgATTATGTTCGTTTGTAAAAATACTATGTTGTTTTGGGGcaataattaaa carries:
- the LOC131690156 gene encoding protein hairy translates to MVTGIGTTQQQVGAMPTTSQMPPTEQPVVKRPGDNRRSNKPIMEKRRRARINNCLNELKTLILDAMKKDPARHSKLEKADILEMTVKHLENLQRQQNAMSQATDPNIMNKFKAGFNECAQEVSRFPDIEPMTRRRLLAHLSNCINGVKADFPKPRQPSVQVHILPSPPSSPEQDHHSQPHPAQINAVQTGNGVFFTNNVGSSVQLIPTKLPNGSLAFVLPQAIPAATAPVPMLVPIPSRTASTGSAASSHSSSSVYDRVPREHATSPYHAPPSPANSNYEPMDCHSTGTPDQQQYLQSQQMRFQQQQQQQRSYSPDSPLSLVMKKPYQDPNLNQDDSQPWRPW